The DNA sequence GAGCCCGTAGGTCATCTTGGAGGGTCGCCTCAAGTATCGAGCAAAAGACGGAAGGTGCTGAGAAAAAGCAGCAGATGGCTCGGGAATACAGAGAGAAAATTGAGACGGAGCTAAGAGACATCTGCAATGATGTACTGTCTCTTTTGGAAAAGTTCCTGATCCCCAATGCTTCGCAAGCAGAAAGCAAAGTCTTCTACTTGAAGATGAAGGGCGACTACTACCGTTACCTGGCTGAGGTTGCTGCTGGGGATGACAAGAAAGGAATTGTGGACCAGTCACAGCAAGCATACCAAGAAGCATTTGAAATCAGCAAAAAGGAAATGCAACCAACACATCCTATCAGACTGGGTCTGGCCCTTAACTTCTCTGTGTTCTATTATGAGATTCTGAACTCCCCAGAGAAAGCCTGCTCTCATGCAAAAACAGCTTTTGACGAAGCCATTGCTGAACTGGATACATTAAGTGAAGAGTCCTACAAAGACAGCACGCTAATAATGCAGTTACTGAGAGACAACTTGACATTGTGGACATCGGACACCCAAGGAGacgaagcagaagcaggagaaggcGGGGAAAACTAACCAGCCTTCCAACCTTTGTCTGCCTCATTCTAAACTTTACACAGTAGACCATTTGTCATCCATGCTGTCCCACAAATAGTTTTTTGTTTACGATTTATGACAGATTTATGTTCCTTCTATTTGAATTTCTATATTTCCCATgtggtttttatgttttaatattagGGGAGTAGAGCCAGTTAACTTTAGGGAGTTACTTGTTTCATCTTGAGGTGGCCAATATGGGGATGTGGAATTTTTACACGAGTTACACACGTTTGACATAGTACTTTGGTACATTGTGGCTTCAGAAGGGCCAGTGTTAAAACTGCTTCCATGTCTAAGCAAAGAAAACTGCCTACATACTGGTTTGTGGTGGTGGGGAATAAAAGGGATAATtggttccaaaaaaaaaaaataagttataagagctaattgagacaagcctaagctaaaggctaaagtttcataattaataaaaatctccatgttgttatttatGGACTGGCAGTCCCAATGAAAAAGTACTACTACACCATACAGTGAAATATTACTAAGTCTCAAAAAGTAGAAGCTTCTTCACACACACTACACTAAATACTATTAATTTAATACTAAATTAAAGGAGCCAGGAGTgttggctcatacctttaatctcatcacttacAGAAGGTGGATAAGAAAGTGGGCATGATAGAGTATGCttattatcccagcactctggaagcctAGGCAGGAGCATTGTCACAAGTTCAAGAATAGCTTAGACAGCAAATCCCTcttggagaaagaggagagtcaTAATAGAGATAAAAAGATCAGTCATATTATTTTCATGAAAATGGGTTAACAAACAGTGCTGcagaacaatccttttctatactatgaatatgtattattctcattggttaatacaACTGATAGgccatagctaggcaggaagttaggcaggaaagccaaattgagaatgatgggaaaaaggACAGAGTCAGGGGAGATATCAGCCAGCGGctcaggaagcaagacatgctagaaGACAGGTACAGCCACaggccacgtggcaatacatagattaatagaaatgggttaatttaaatgtaagagttagctagtaacaagcctaagctattgaccaatcatttgcaattaatataatcttctgtgtgtttatttgggacagggcagttgggacaggaaactcTTGCTTACAAAACAGAACTCATAGCCTCGTAgtgatggcccacacctttaatcccagcactcggaaaacagaggaggcagatctctgtgagttcaaggtcagcctggtctacagagtgagttccaggatagccaaggttacacagagaaaccctgtcttaaaacaaaaacaaaaaatacactcaCTTTACAATTCACTCATGTAGTCTTGAAATTTTCCATAATgcagtgtttgttgttgttgttgttgttgttgttgttgttgctgttgtttccaAGATATAGCTATAAAATTCCCAGGATAAAGCTTTCACACCTCCAAAACAAGTATCACATGAATGGCAGTGACAGTATGGCTGCCAGCTTAGGATGGACCTGACCCATTGTACCACAGTTGCATCAGCTTTTGTATGCAATTCATTTCTAAGATCAAGAAACCCTTAGGTTCTCATTCACAAGCTGTAGCTTGAGCAGGGTGGAGTCTTGCCCTGATGCCACCTTTCCCAATGTTCCATTCAGTGAAGAGCAGAAGGTTTCTTATTCATGATGCTAACATCTTTTTACAAATACAACCTCTTTTTCAGCATATGACTTTACTGCAGTCTTAAGCTTTCTAGTGCTCTTTTCCTCTCTAAAttactccttttttttaaaagacagagtttctctgtgtagccctagctgacctggaactcactctatagaccaggctggcctcaaactcacagtgatctgcctgcttctacctcccaagtgctggcactaaagGCTTGTGCCAGCACTATCTtactaaattacatttttttttacttctttctgcACTATTTGTTGCTGTTTCATTGTAGGTATGCATGAGAGCAATCATCCATAATGACCACTCCACAAGCTCAAGGCtctgctgtcttgaaatctccatCAAAGAAATTGATGCATTGCTTTttctttagcctcaggcaagctctcaggacagaggcagaaagtagccatattctttaccaaaatatcacatgaaTATCTTCTATCTCCATTGCTAATAGAGTCCTTATCCCATCTGAAACCTCACAAGCCAGGTCCCCACTATCCACATTACtctcagcatcactgtcttccagACTCCTTCTAGAATGGCCCATTCAAGTTCAAACTTCCAAACTCTTccaaatttttctaaaataataacaTGGTCAGAATCACAATAACCCCATTTTGTGATAGCAATTTTTGTCATAGTTACTATAGATCCAAATCAGACCCCAGATATGGCAGTGTCTAAACAGAAGGATTCTGATTGGGTAAACAGAAGAATTGTTATTGAGTGAACCAAGGCCTAAACTGAGCATTCTTCAGGAATCTCTGAAAGCAGGTTTCTGTTTACTAGGAAAGCCACTACTTCCCTTACCCACCCCAATGATCAACTATCTCAGGCAAAGGTGTCTAGTTCCCAAACAGCCTGCTCCAGATCAAAGGCCCCCATGCTAAACCCTAGGCTGCTCTGGCTTGCATCTCTCCTCCCACAGCTACCTGTCCCCTTAAAACTGATGATGCTTTTCCCATCACCCACTGTTCTCTGCACCCTGAGAGACAGCCCAGCATTTGATTCCCCCAAGTAAACTGTTCTTCACCCATGGAGTGGTTTAGTGTACTGATTACACTGTGCATTGCTTacagtttctttttgttgctgtgataaaataccatgaccaggccgggcatggtggcacatgcttttcatcccagcactcaagaggcagaggtagacaggtctctgcaagtccaaggccagcctggtctacaaagtgagttccaggacagccagggctacacaaaggaactctgtctcataaaaaaaaaaaaaacccatgacagAAAGCAACTTAAGGTAGAGatttttggcttatagttccagagggttggAGCCCATAATGGCAGGGGAGGCATTACAGCCaaaccaggaagctgagagaacaTCTCAACTGCACATAGAAGCCGGGAGAGCAAACTAGAGGTGGGGCAGGACTATAAACACTCAGAGCCCACCGCCAATGAGTGACCTACTTCTCACCAGCAAGGCTCCATATTCTAAAGGTTTTATCTGTTCCACAGACACCAACAACAACCAGGGACCAAGTATCCAAACACATGTgcctttagaaaacatttttttgagctgaggatcaaacccagggccttgcacttgctaggcaagtgctctaccactgaactaaatgcCCAACCCCTAGAAAACATTTTtgattcaaaccactacaatgtGTTTGAAAGGAGACTAGTTAGAAGACAGGACCTAGGGAACAGATGGGTGGTCATGTTGCAGGTACAGGCAAGGATCTGATTGTGTAACACCTTAGAAACTACATGCAATGCTTTCACTTATTTTAACATGATAGGCAGTgtctttgttttctattcatGCCTCACAAACTACTACAGATTCAgttgtttatcatagcaactaTTTGTTAGTTCACCCTTGTACAGGTCAAGCCAAGCATGACTTGGTTCTCTGCACAGAGCCTTACAAGGCTGAAATCAAGACCTCTCCAAGCTACACTCACATCTGGACCAGAGCATCCTTCCCAAGCTCACACAGTTATGGTGGAATTCAGTTCTTTCAATGGTATTGCAATATGCCCCTGCTCTCCTACCAGCTGTCAACTCTGAGCCATTTAATTTCTGCTTCACTCTTTCACACACACCCTCCTCAGAACAAGTgtcacatctcacacacacacacacacacacacacacacacacacacacacacacacacacacaaatgtatgtatgtaggtaggtaggtaggtaggtaggtaggtaggtaggtaggatCTGTTTCTCAGCCCTAACACAGCTCTCAAAAACACTTGGGTTATCTGAGCAAAAGGGATGGTAGAAGCATTTTTTTGTTGAAATAACTGAGCTTTAGCACTgcttttgatccccagcatcacattaaaaaataaggtgTGGTGGCagatacctgtaatcccatcactcatgaagtggaggcaggaggatcagagaacaAAGTCATGCTtggctactgtcttagttagggtttctattgttgtgaagagacaccatgaccatagcaactcttaaaaagaaaatatttaactgggtggcttgctttccatttcagaggttcaatccttTATCAAGATgacagagagcatggtggcatgcaggcacacgTGGTGCtgctacatcttggcttgcagggaacaggaagtcaacagacactgggtggtatcctaagcataggaaacctcaaaactcaccttcatagtgacacacttcctccaataaggccatacaatctccaacaaagccacacttcctaatagtgccactccctatgagattatgggagccaattacattcaaactaccacagctacgtagtgagtttaagaccagcctggactatataatatataataataacaaaataaaacaaggggctggagagatggctcagtggttaagagcactggctgctcttccagaggtcctgaattcaattcccagcaacctcacgatggctcacaactatctgtgatgagatatggtgccctcttccggtgtgcaggcatacatgcaggcagaacactgtatacataataaataaataaatcttaaaaaataaaataaaataaaataataaaacaaatacatgtctgaagccaggcatggaggctcacacctgtaaccccagcaatcAAGAGGGAAGAGGATCACCATGTATTTGAGGGCAGCctagatcctttctcaaaaaaaataaatccatacaacaggccagtgagatggctcagaaggtaaagacacttgccgtCAAGCTTGACAGCTGAAGTTTGAACACTGAGACACacatggaaagagaaaacaaattcccataagttgtcctctggcctccatattgGCAACTTAGAAGTTTAATGAGTATTTCAAAGAAATTAAGGAAGCTACATATGTGCACCAtgactcaggcacacacacacacacacacacacacacacacacacacgcacacgcacgcacgcacgcacgcacccatgcacacaagcacacacgcacatgcacacactaaataaatgtaatgcaaACAACTTaacaaaaaaaagtatgtgtcacctcagctttgaaattttttataatatccttgatcatttcttcccttctgtgGCCTTTGTTCTCCCTAAAACACCTATTAATCAAATATTGGATTTAGAGATTCAGACTCAGGATCTATTTTTTTTGtacgtgatttttttttcttttcttttttgcgttttgttttgttttgttgaggcagggtctctctatgtagccatggctagaCTGGAATttcctatgtagactaggctggtattgaactcacagagacccacctgcctcttcctctgcctccgcctcctctgcctccgcctccgcctctgcctcctaggtgctaggattaacaccgtggtgccaccacacctggcccatctttgatttattttattctgtgtccTAGAATATTTATTTGGGTTCATCTTTCTTCTCTACTGAAATTCTCATTTCAGCAATCTCTTGGCCCTACCAGCTTTtcaccacatggtgcctcacaaccatctgtaataagatctgctgccctctcctggcctgcaggaatacatgcaggcagaacactgtattcataataaataaataaatctttttaaaaaaagaaagagagagagagagagagagagagagggagggagggagggagggaggaaggaaggaaggaaggaaggaaggaaggaaggaaggaagggacgtGCAATATTTGTTTTTGTGAGTCTTTATTTTGTCTAACAATGatccagtttcatccattttcctgcaaatgtcataatttcattttttcattatagctgaataaaattccattgtatatatctaccacatgtttgtttgtttgtttgtttgtttgagacaggatctctttatgtaggtctggctgtcctggaactcactatgtagactagactggccttgaactcacagagatccacctgcctctgcttctccggtgctgggatgaaaggcatgcaccaccacaaccaactctccactttctttatccattcatctatggaTGGATACCTAGGCTGGTTCCATATCATAGATACTGTGAACAATGCAGCATCAGCTCTACctgcactttttatttttaatcaggtTTCTCATtaagttgctctgattggctttGACTCACtatgcagcacaggctggcctcggacttacaacctcctgccttaacctctcTAATAGTTGTTATTATAGACCTGTGCCACAAGGTCATATACTCATTTTTCTAATACCTCAGAATAGCTGGgcatggaggcagaaacaggtggatctctgtgagttcaaggtcagcctgtgctacatacaaaataaaataaaataaatacaacagcATAGATTTTTGTAATTTGTTAGTCATTCAGCTTCGATggatatctagtctatttgcagTTTATTCTTGAGCCCTGGGGCAGGGATGTCCAGATGTCAGATGTCTTGTTTGTGTCTGAGTACTACACAGTCATTTATCCTCTGGACATCGACAacttgtgagtttctgcattagtCACTGTTCACCGCACAAAGAAACTTCCCTGATGAGGTCTgggagctgcactaatctatgagtacagaCTAGTgtactgatacaaatttagagggcAGGTTGATACTGtgtctatttagcaaaataatagtagtagttcACCCCTGCAGCCTACGAGGTTCCAACCACAGGTTCTGAGCCAGATTTGAAGTCCCAGGTAAGCGTGTTTCCTTTTTCACGATTTATGGAGTCCTAAAATGTCTTAACATTTttatggtttggtttggtttatttgtgtctttatgccatttgaaatttactttttaagatttgttttaatttttatatgtatatgtgtgtgcctgcatacaTATAGGTGCACCAGAAGCATGCAGcagcccacagaagtcagaggagtcactggctcccctagaactggagttggcAGGTAATTGTATGCtgtcacatggatgctgggaatcaaagcccaGGTCTTCTAAGAACACTAAGTGatttttaaccactaagccatcttaaaagcagaggccaggcatggtggtgcagcctttaaaaccagcacttgggaggcagaggcaggtggatctctgagttcaaggccagcctggtttacagagtgagttccaggacagccaaggatacagagaaaccctgtcctaaaaaaaaaaaaaaaaaaagcctcagtttctcctctaatATGAATGACTATCTAGTGGGAGTGACAACATGGATACAATGAATACGCACTGTAAAGACCAGCATGAGAGGCTGCGGGGAGAACAGTAAACCGTGGAGAAGACTGCTGAGATCGGAAAGCTTCTAGACATGAGGAGGTGGAGCAGTAGGAACTGCTGTGACATCAAGAGAAGCAGGGTCCAGAGGGAGCAGTGAGAGGTCAGATCATTTAGTAAGGGGACAGCCAAAGGATAAGAGGCCTCAGGAGCTCAGGACAGGTTTATCTGAATGGAGCGGCAATTGTGGGTCACTGGAAGGTCTAGAACCAAAGAAGCATAGTTAATAAACGGTTGGTAGAAGGCTAAAgaagggggggaaaaaaggaaagaagctcTTTGTAGGCCACAGACAGAATGAAAGTGTgaaaagtagggctggagagatggctcagaggttaagagccctggctgttctttcagaggtcctgagttcaattcccagcaaccgcatggtggctcacaaccatctgtaatgagatctggtgccctcttctggcatgcaaacagaacactgtacacataataaataaataaatctttaaaaaaaaaaaaaaaaaaaaaaaaaaaaaaaaaaaaaagtgtgaaaagTAGCAAATGGAATTCATGGATCATCTGGAATTCCAGTgctcggaaggcagagacaggacaagCCAGACTGGCCTTATTGGAGAGTTCCAggttcaactgagagaccctCCCTCTgtgaataagatggagagtgatgaaGGAAAatgtctgggggctggagagatggtgccatggttaagagcacttattgttcatgcagaagacccaggttcaatctcagcacccatatggtgcctcacaaccatccataactccagttccaggggatgcaacatcttctggccttcagggtactgcatgcatgtggtgtgtgggagcccgttttcaggttcctactGGCNNNNNNNNNNNNNNNNNNNNNNNNNNNNNNNNNNNNNNNNNNNNNNNNNNNNNNNNNNNNNNNNNNNNNNNNNNNNNNNNNNNNNNNNNNNNNNNNNNNNNNNNNNNNNNNNNNNNNNNNNNNNNNNNNNNNNNNNNNNNNNNNNNNNNNNNNNNNNNNNNNNNNNNNNNNNNNNNNNNNNNNNNNNNNNNNNNNNNNNNtttacccagcaggtctgcatagaggatgattaggactaTGGgtttgagtgcaggtgtctgagatggtctgcacttggttgtgctgggggaggaggtcttttgctccaccccttggcgtctctataaatg is a window from the Peromyscus eremicus chromosome 9, PerEre_H2_v1, whole genome shotgun sequence genome containing:
- the LOC131920038 gene encoding 14-3-3 protein zeta/delta-like encodes the protein MDKNELVQKAKLAEQAERYDDMAACMKSVTEQGAELSNEERNLLSVAYKNVVGARRSSWRVASSIEQKTEGAEKKQQMAREYREKIETELRDICNDVLSLLEKFLIPNASQAESKVFYLKMKGDYYRYLAEVAAGDDKKGIVDQSQQAYQEAFEISKKEMQPTHPIRLGLALNFSVFYYEILNSPEKACSHAKTAFDEAIAELDTLSEESYKDSTLIMQLLRDNLTLWTSDTQGDEAEAGEGGEN